ACGAACAAAACCGGGAGTACGCACAGGGCGCAAACCAGCATTGCCGTTTTGCGGGCCCGATTGACGCTCCATCCGCGTTTAATCAGGGTCCCCGACAACCAGCCCCCGCCAATGCTGCCGATATCGGCAGCTACATAGATCGCGACCAGTGGCGGCCCCAACTGGGTGAGACTGAGTCCGTGCTTCGCGTTCAGATATTTCGGAAGCCAGAAAAGATAAAACCACCAGATTGGATCCGTCAGGAACTTGCCGAGTACGAAGGCCCATGTTTGGCGATGCGGAAGCAGGTGAAGCCACGGAATTTTCGTTGTCGGTTCGACCGGATCGCTTTGAATGTAGCGCAGCTCCTCAGGCGAAAGTTTCGGATGCTGTTGCGGCCGGCGATATAAGACCAGCCAACAAATCAACCACGTCGCGCTGAAAAAGCCGGTGAACAAGAATGCCCAGCGCCATCCCCAATGAGTTGCGATCCAGGGAACGGTGAGCGGCGCGATGACCGCGCCTACGTTTGTTCCCGAATTGAAAATGCCCGTAGCTAGAGCGCGTTCCTTTTTAGGAAACCACTCCGCGACCGTCTTGATCGCTGCAGGAAAGTTGCCGGATTCGCCGAGCCCTAACATGGCGCGTGCGAATCCGAAGCCTAGTACGGAATTTGCAAGCGCATGACCCATTGCCGAAAGGCTCCATATGCCAATGGAGAGGGCATATCCGATGCGGGTGCCGAGGCGATCAATTAATCCCCCGACGAGTAGAA
This Terriglobales bacterium DNA region includes the following protein-coding sequences:
- a CDS encoding MFS transporter, producing the protein MQQTSTRTDQPGCAPTPAAIDAAVHARAGGNLRWVICALLFFATTINYMDRQVLGILAPFLQRTIGWNEIQYGDIVFAFQAAYAIGLLLVGGLIDRLGTRIGYALSIGIWSLSAMGHALANSVLGFGFARAMLGLGESGNFPAAIKTVAEWFPKKERALATGIFNSGTNVGAVIAPLTVPWIATHWGWRWAFLFTGFFSATWLICWLVLYRRPQQHPKLSPEELRYIQSDPVEPTTKIPWLHLLPHRQTWAFVLGKFLTDPIWWFYLFWLPKYLNAKHGLSLTQLGPPLVAIYVAADIGSIGGGWLSGTLIKRGWSVNRARKTAMLVCALCVLPVLFVSRIGGLWPVVGLISLATAAHQGWSCNIFTTASDMFPKQAVASIVGLGGFGGALGGMFLAWFTGHRLEATHSYRTLFFIAGSAYLFALLVIQLLSPRLEPAHIDLTRSNS